A portion of the Bacteroides faecium genome contains these proteins:
- a CDS encoding aminopeptidase P family protein — MFAKETYMQRRALLKKNIGSGVLLFLGNDECGLNYEDNTFRYRQDSTFLYYFGLSCAGLSAIIDIDEDKAIIFGDELSIDAIVWMGSQPTLRDKCERVGVANLMPSAEIVSYLHKCVQKGKAIHYLPPYRPEHKLKLMDWLGIPPARQEGSVPFIRAVIAQRNYKSEEEIVEIEKACDVTADMHITAMKVLRPGMYEYEVVAEMNRVAEANNCQLSFATIATINGQTLHNHYHGNLVKPGDLFLIDAGAEVESGYAGDMSSTVPADKKFTTRQREVYEIQNAMHLESVKALRPGIPYMEVYELSARVMVEGMKALGLMKGNAEDAVREGAHALFYPHGLGHMMGLDVHDMENLGEIWVGYNGQPKSTQFGRKSQRLAIPLEPGFVHTVEPGIYFIPELIDMWKAEKKFADFINYDVVETYKDFGGIRNEEDYLITETGARRLGKKIPLTPEEVEALR, encoded by the coding sequence ATGTTTGCCAAAGAAACGTATATGCAGCGGAGAGCCCTGCTGAAAAAGAATATAGGCTCTGGAGTATTGTTATTTCTTGGAAATGACGAGTGCGGACTGAATTACGAGGATAACACGTTCCGTTATCGGCAGGATTCTACTTTCCTCTATTATTTCGGGCTTTCATGTGCCGGACTTTCGGCAATCATAGATATCGATGAAGACAAAGCAATCATTTTCGGTGATGAACTGTCTATTGACGCTATCGTATGGATGGGCTCGCAACCGACATTGCGCGATAAGTGCGAACGTGTGGGTGTGGCTAATTTAATGCCGTCTGCCGAGATTGTAAGCTACCTGCATAAATGTGTGCAGAAAGGAAAGGCGATTCATTATCTGCCCCCTTACCGTCCCGAACATAAACTGAAACTGATGGACTGGCTGGGGATACCGCCTGCACGCCAGGAAGGTTCCGTTCCTTTCATCCGTGCTGTCATAGCGCAACGTAATTATAAATCAGAAGAAGAAATCGTAGAAATAGAAAAGGCTTGCGACGTGACTGCCGATATGCATATCACTGCCATGAAGGTGCTTCGTCCAGGTATGTACGAATATGAAGTAGTGGCGGAAATGAACCGGGTAGCAGAAGCTAACAACTGTCAGCTCTCTTTTGCCACAATTGCCACCATCAACGGTCAAACGCTGCACAACCATTATCACGGTAATCTCGTGAAACCGGGTGACTTGTTCTTAATTGACGCCGGTGCGGAAGTTGAATCAGGATATGCGGGCGATATGTCGTCTACGGTTCCTGCCGACAAGAAATTCACGACCCGCCAGCGTGAAGTGTACGAAATTCAAAATGCGATGCATCTCGAATCGGTGAAAGCTCTCCGTCCGGGAATTCCTTATATGGAAGTCTACGAATTGTCCGCCCGCGTGATGGTAGAAGGTATGAAGGCTCTTGGACTGATGAAAGGAAATGCTGAAGATGCTGTTCGTGAAGGTGCTCATGCCCTGTTCTATCCGCATGGATTAGGTCATATGATGGGATTGGATGTACACGATATGGAAAATCTGGGTGAGATATGGGTAGGATACAATGGTCAGCCGAAGAGTACGCAGTTCGGTCGTAAGTCACAGCGTCTCGCCATTCCGCTGGAACCGGGATTTGTACATACCGTGGAACCGGGCATTTACTTTATCCCCGAACTGATTGATATGTGGAAAGCGGAAAAGAAATTCGCTGATTTCATCAACTATGACGTGGTGGAAACTTACAAGGATTTCGGCGGTATCCGTAACGAGGAAGATTATCTGATTACAGAAACCGGCGCTCGCAGACTGGGCAAGAAAATTCCTTTGACTCCGGAAGAAGTAGAAGCTTTGAGATAA
- a CDS encoding acetylxylan esterase — MKKLLLSVCLLSAILLSVVAENYPYRSDVLWVTVPDHADWIYKTGEKATVEVQFYKYGIPGDNVVVNYEIGGDLMPADTKGSVTLKNGRAIIPVGTMKEPGFRDCRLKATVDGKTYSHHVKVGFSPEKLKPYTAMPDDFNEFWEKAKAEQKDFPLTYTKEHVEKYSTDKIDCYLVKLQLNKGGQCIYGYLFYPKKEGRFPVVLCPPGAGIKTIKEPLRHKYYAEQGCIRFEIEIHGLNPEMSEQEFKEISNAFNGRGNGYLNNGLDNRDNYYMKRVYLACVRSIDFLTSLPEWDGKNVIAQGGSQGGALALITAGLDQRVTACVANHPALSDMAGYKAGRAGGYPHFFKRATGMDTPEKIKTMAYYDVVNFAKLIKADTYMTWGFNDDVCPPTTSYIVYNVLNCPKEALITPINEHWTSNDTEYGHLLWIKKHLK, encoded by the coding sequence ATGAAGAAACTACTCTTATCCGTATGCCTACTGTCAGCAATCTTGTTATCTGTCGTAGCCGAAAACTATCCTTATAGAAGCGATGTGCTTTGGGTTACTGTTCCCGACCATGCCGACTGGATTTATAAGACAGGAGAAAAAGCGACCGTAGAAGTACAATTCTATAAATATGGTATTCCCGGAGACAACGTAGTGGTCAACTATGAAATAGGCGGAGATTTGATGCCTGCCGATACAAAGGGGAGCGTAACACTCAAAAATGGCAGAGCCATAATTCCTGTCGGCACAATGAAAGAGCCCGGATTCCGCGATTGCCGCCTGAAGGCAACAGTGGACGGAAAAACATATTCACATCATGTGAAAGTCGGCTTCTCACCGGAAAAGCTAAAGCCATATACTGCCATGCCCGACGATTTCAACGAATTCTGGGAGAAGGCTAAAGCAGAGCAGAAAGATTTTCCGCTGACTTATACGAAAGAGCATGTAGAAAAGTATTCTACGGATAAAATAGATTGCTACCTCGTGAAGTTGCAACTGAATAAAGGCGGACAATGCATCTATGGTTATTTATTCTATCCGAAGAAAGAAGGGAGATTTCCTGTCGTATTATGTCCCCCGGGAGCAGGTATCAAAACAATTAAAGAGCCTTTGCGCCATAAATATTATGCGGAACAAGGCTGCATCCGCTTTGAAATTGAGATACACGGGCTTAATCCGGAAATGAGTGAACAGGAATTTAAAGAAATAAGCAATGCATTCAATGGCAGGGGGAACGGGTATTTAAACAATGGTTTGGACAACCGTGACAATTACTACATGAAACGGGTATATCTGGCTTGCGTCCGCAGCATCGATTTCTTAACTTCCTTACCGGAATGGGACGGCAAGAATGTGATTGCTCAAGGGGGAAGCCAAGGTGGCGCATTAGCTTTAATCACCGCCGGACTTGACCAGCGTGTCACCGCTTGCGTCGCCAATCATCCCGCATTAAGTGATATGGCAGGATATAAGGCAGGACGTGCCGGTGGTTATCCGCACTTTTTCAAAAGAGCAACGGGTATGGATACGCCTGAAAAGATAAAGACAATGGCTTATTACGATGTAGTGAACTTCGCAAAGCTAATCAAAGCGGACACTTATATGACATGGGGATTCAATGATGACGTATGCCCGCCGACCACCAGTTATATTGTTTACAATGTATTGAACTGTCCGAAAGAGGCGTTGATAACTCCGATTAACGAGCATTGGACTTCAAATGATACTGAATACGGGCATCTGCTTTGGATAAAGAAGCATCTGAAATAA
- a CDS encoding GNAT family N-acetyltransferase → MCNRAVKQLVAIAFNQLGINRLYINIFEYNVASMRVLEIIGFEKEAIIKLSVIKEGRIFNEYIYSIMNI, encoded by the coding sequence ATATGCAACAGAGCTGTTAAACAATTAGTTGCAATAGCTTTTAATCAATTAGGCATCAATAGATTGTATATAAATATTTTTGAATATAATGTCGCATCAATGAGGGTATTAGAGATAATTGGATTTGAGAAAGAGGCAATTATTAAATTGTCCGTCATAAAAGAAGGACGAATATTTAATGAATACATATATAGCATTATGAATATATGA
- a CDS encoding DUF6597 domain-containing transcriptional factor: protein MLKSKVIYESEINEHIKVIYPCFELRNIVEYFFEIKTESNLITPFSIIALPNMNIVASVNLTDKSQTLKVDRKLGIKDTTCDKLCGSLTDAITIIHAPGTHEFAVKFKPGVLYPFLKDDIPYLLDSYRPLNNYIDNTIIEELKSSFNSNSQLIVTHNSSPSRRRRGKIVPTF, encoded by the coding sequence ATGCTGAAATCTAAAGTCATATACGAAAGCGAAATAAACGAACATATTAAAGTTATATATCCATGTTTTGAACTAAGGAATATTGTTGAGTATTTCTTTGAAATTAAAACGGAGAGTAATTTAATAACTCCATTCTCAATAATTGCACTTCCTAATATGAACATTGTTGCGTCTGTTAATCTGACAGATAAAAGTCAAACTTTAAAAGTAGATAGGAAACTCGGTATTAAAGATACTACGTGCGATAAACTGTGTGGAAGTTTAACAGATGCAATCACCATAATACATGCACCCGGAACACATGAATTTGCAGTAAAATTCAAACCAGGTGTATTGTATCCGTTTTTGAAAGACGACATTCCTTACTTATTAGATAGTTACAGACCTTTAAATAACTATATAGATAATACGATCATCGAAGAGCTAAAATCTAGTTTCAATAGTAACTCACAATTAATAGTAACTCACAATTCCTCTCCTTCAAGAAGGAGGAGAGGAAAGATAGTACCGACTTTTTAG